The sequence CATCCTTGCGCTGCTGCACAAAGTGGAACAATTGAAGGACGATAAAAATACAGATAGTGACCAGTGCAACAACTGCCACTGCCGCCATTTGCTTAATCGTTAATGAACGCCTTACCCGCAAACTCACTCCCACCCATTCCGACTGAATAAAATAAAATGGTGCCACAGTGATGCGGCGACCCATCGATGCTGTCCGAGTATACTCGATCGCCCTGAGATTTTGTCTTGCGAAACCAAACCGGTTGGGAAGAATACCGTGGGTTTCGGTCTTTTCCTATCAGGATCGCAACTTCAAAGTGCTTTTTATCACTCTAAAGTTGCTTTTTTATGCAAATAAGTTCGAGTGGCTATTACTTAAAGTCTGAGTAAGGCACTAACGGCTGCGGTGGCATGTCCAGATCACCCTGCCATCCTGCCATTGAATAGCGCAAGTAAATGAGTGCATGGCTTGGGGTGTAATCTTTAGCTTGCTGAATATCAACCCCAGCGCCCAGAGTCCAGTTAGAGCTCAGGCGACGCTCAATCAATGCTCGCAAGGTGTAACCCACACCATTGCTGCTTTCACCATAATCAGGAGCATTACGATCCCTGATTGGCTGAAGACTGTTGTTCAGCAGATTTTGCAGTGGGTAACGCGCCCGATCATTGGTCGCAGAATGTGAAACAGACACCGACCCGCCCAACTCCCACGACCAGTTATCTGTCCGTTGGCGATAGTTTACCGGAATAGCCAGTGACAGATATTTTTGTGGGCTGTAATACCCGCCCTGGCCTAGCGTGTAGCCGCTGAGGTCTTTTTGATAGTGCCACCACATGCCATTCAAACCAACGGTAAAACGACGGTTATCTTCATTGATTAGCTTGTAATAATAGCCCGTCATAAAGCGCAGCCGCTGATTATCGGCCACATTTTGTCCGGTCAGGTAATGATAACTTAAGTCACTCCAGACCCCATTAGCCTCACCCCGGTCATAGCTGGCCCCTAAGCTGACACCATTGGCTCGCACTCCGCCCCAAGTGATGTTGGTATTGGGATCTTTTGCACCAGCAAACGCCAGCAATGAGCTGGATATCGGCCGACGTGAAGCCGTCGCCGTCCAGCCAATATGGTTCCAGCTGTTGCTGTACGCCAAACCACCGACAACATCAACCACCTCAAACCCCATAGGAGTGGTGCCGATATCCGTCGCCCAACTGTCATTCTGCCAGCCCACCGCCACACTGGTACCCGTTGCCCGTTGGTGTAATTTAGTTTGACAAGGGAGTAGCGTTTGGAAACAAGTCCCTGCTTTGTATCGGGTATTCTTGTCAAAGGTTCCCGCATCCATCTGCACCGTATCCGTTCGGAAGAAAGCCCGGCCATCAGCCAACGAGGTATCAACCTGCAACATGGTGTTATGCGCACTGAGATCAGAAATCCCTTCAGTTCCGCTTGATCGCAAATAGTCGTGATCCAGTGTGACGCGGGTATCCTGTTGGCGATAGAGATCAGCCGCATCAGCGCGGATACCGCGTTTAAGCCAATCATCTGTGGCCTGATTACGTGTCAGTAAAGTATAACTGTCATTATCGGCGGGAAGCACTGGCGCAATGCCGCTGGCTACCATCGCATGTTTAAAATCATCCTGAGCATCTGCCGGTTGCCCTTGTAATTGCGCCAGGCGGGCCGAGTCACGAAATACCAGCGCATTATCCTGCGACGGAGCAGCTTTGGCCGCAACCGGTTTTAAACGCTGGAAAATTTCGGCCGCTTTTTGTGGTTCTCCCACGCCACTCCAGGCATTAGCGACTCGCCGTTGAGTATTCAAGGTGTCCCCATCGCCCGTCAGCGGCTCCGTTTGCAAATGCTGACGCGCAGCACTGAGACGGCCTTCGGCAATATAAGCTTCAATTTCGCCCAGACGCGCATCAGGATTTTTCGGCTCACGTGCCAAGATCTGCTGATATCCGGCCAGTGCTTCGCTGTAGTCACCGCGCTCCAAAGCCCAATCTGCCAGTGTCAGGTTAATTTGCGTATTGGCCGGCTGCTGGCGTAGCGCCGTTATTGCCCCCGATTCATCACCACTTGCCCGCAGTTGGCGAGCCAAAGTCAGCACCTGATCCAATTTCAAACGCTGATCTAACTCTCGGATATTATCGTTCCATTGTGCCGTTGGCAGTGTGGATAAATGCGCTAGCGCCTGACTGCTGCGACCCGTGCTGGAAAAGTAAAGTGCATAAGCATAGACCTGTTCGGGATCACCCGGCTTACGGCTCGCCAGTTGGTGGAACAGTGCATCAGCTTGCGCCGATTGGCCCTCTTGTGCCAAGGCTTGCGCCAGCCGGTAGGTTATCCAGACATCATCCGGGGCCATCTTTTGCGCCTGCCGGTACTTCTCCGCCGCCTGATGCCATTGTTGCTGTGCTGCCAAGGTTTCAGCCTGCTGTTTCAGCATATCCAATTGCAGGCTATCTAATGTGTCACGCATTTTGGCCTGTTGGCTGCGCGGCAGGTTATTCAGGTAATTCAGTGCCTTTTGCGGTGATTCGCGTTGGTAAATATTGGTAAGCCCTCGCACTGCGCTGCTGTTAGCTGGATCAAGACGTAACGCCTGCTGATAATGCTGTTCAGCACTTTTATCATCATGGCGAGCAACAGCCACATCACCCAAACCAATCAATGCATAGCTGTCGCTGGGATCAGTTTGCCGCGCCTGCTGGTATTTCTGTTGTGCCAGAGTGGTGTTACCCGCTTTCAGTGCTTTGTCACCTTCATCATTTAACAGCCAGTAACGGTTGGTCTTGATCA comes from Yersinia canariae and encodes:
- the bcsC gene encoding cellulose synthase complex outer membrane protein BcsC; this encodes MRNIKINWLLSLVLLPQAFVGVARGAEAVSPTQFLLEQVRLGEATNKDELVKQSLYRLNMMDPNNPEVIAAGIRQALRQGDLAQAQKQLDNLQKLAPNSEVYRRAQLMFAMTKPEVRQQLQEARLLATAGRLTEAKVKYDQLLQGNPPTLDLAVEYWRLVARLPGQEALATQKLASLDQQYPGNVALRMALARIYFSQQKAALGYAMLEKVASDPNGASDAADLWMDTIKTMTVSPESVAALTHFLDVFSTGPQASIARKELANQQAMLADPAYQARLSGLAKVDSGGGTAAIPALKQALAASPNDPEILGALGLAYARGGSRAQALQLFEQAQKSDKDGLKSDKWASLIKTNRYWLLNDEGDKALKAGNTTLAQQKYQQARQTDPSDSYALIGLGDVAVARHDDKSAEQHYQQALRLDPANSSAVRGLTNIYQRESPQKALNYLNNLPRSQQAKMRDTLDSLQLDMLKQQAETLAAQQQWHQAAEKYRQAQKMAPDDVWITYRLAQALAQEGQSAQADALFHQLASRKPGDPEQVYAYALYFSSTGRSSQALAHLSTLPTAQWNDNIRELDQRLKLDQVLTLARQLRASGDESGAITALRQQPANTQINLTLADWALERGDYSEALAGYQQILAREPKNPDARLGEIEAYIAEGRLSAARQHLQTEPLTGDGDTLNTQRRVANAWSGVGEPQKAAEIFQRLKPVAAKAAPSQDNALVFRDSARLAQLQGQPADAQDDFKHAMVASGIAPVLPADNDSYTLLTRNQATDDWLKRGIRADAADLYRQQDTRVTLDHDYLRSSGTEGISDLSAHNTMLQVDTSLADGRAFFRTDTVQMDAGTFDKNTRYKAGTCFQTLLPCQTKLHQRATGTSVAVGWQNDSWATDIGTTPMGFEVVDVVGGLAYSNSWNHIGWTATASRRPISSSLLAFAGAKDPNTNITWGGVRANGVSLGASYDRGEANGVWSDLSYHYLTGQNVADNQRLRFMTGYYYKLINEDNRRFTVGLNGMWWHYQKDLSGYTLGQGGYYSPQKYLSLAIPVNYRQRTDNWSWELGGSVSVSHSATNDRARYPLQNLLNNSLQPIRDRNAPDYGESSNGVGYTLRALIERRLSSNWTLGAGVDIQQAKDYTPSHALIYLRYSMAGWQGDLDMPPQPLVPYSDFK